One part of the Dermacentor andersoni chromosome 2, qqDerAnde1_hic_scaffold, whole genome shotgun sequence genome encodes these proteins:
- the LOC126542807 gene encoding uncharacterized protein isoform X4, with amino-acid sequence MTAGTRPFRHKLPLLHRLAWILVLLEATNAASIVYPALQVETTAAPKDDKDPLTKTTNEDVTTTQSPAEHSSVQVTSIVSEEPATMKSTTEGPSPVKQAASGNVTTVKTTTERPVVQVTTMKSTTESPDVRVTTMKSTTERPSVPVTQEASGDVTTMKTTTERPVVQVTTIKTIKKSPDVPVTTMKSTTERPVTQVTPVKTTTERPVVEVTTIKSTTENSDVRRTTMKSTTERPATQGTPVKTTTERPIIQVTTIKSTTKSPDVWVTTTKDTTKRPITQATPIKTTTERPVVQITTIKSITESQDVRVTTMKSTTERPVVQVTTIKSTTARPEVQVTTTISNLEPPSVHVTTIRTTTGHPRVQVTKAVSGEVAIMQSSTKIPSAQATTMKSTTESPSVQVTEVVSSEVTTAKSTTERPSVQVTTKKSTTNTPRVQATKVISSEVTTVKSSTERPSVQVAEAVSGEVTTAKSTTKHLSVQGTEAIGGEVTIMQSTTDSPSVQVTKAVSAQLSTTKSATERPSVQKTVATDSAVATMESTTERPSEHVTKVVGGEVTTMKNTPQYPSVHVTEAVSGEVTTVKSTTKHPGAQVTKVVSSHVTTMQSTTESSELQVTNMESTTKSPSVHVTEAVSGEKTTMESTTERPSVQTTTQSTTESPSVQVTKSVNDEVTTMASTTERPSVQVTKAVSDELTTTTSSTEDSGIIVDVVVVTSPKPATSTTPPPANLAAIVEGAVVVPQGSPIVEGGASVVIEVVPIVNANVTTGEGTMGFDTHSTFKPSSDTVKKPKRKRTRLKKQFTNKYMRTYVTKHCGIPHERMRRIVGGKVTTLERYPWTVGIFMRYGQRPYCGGVIVSWLFVLTAGHCTRKWHMTYALASA; translated from the exons ATCGTATATCCTGCGTTACAAGTTG AAACGACAGCAGCCCCCAAGGACGACAAGGACCCGCTGACCAAGACGACCAACGAAGATGTGACCACCACACAAAGCCCCGCTGAACATTCAAGTGTTCAAGTGACCAGTATTGTCAGCGAAGAACCGGCCACCATGAAGAGCACTACTGAAGGTCCAAGCCCTGTGAAACAGGCGGCCAGTGGCAATGTGACCACAGTGAAGACCACCACTGAACGTCCAGTCGTTCAGGTGACCACCATGAAGAGCACCACCGAAAGCCCAGACGTTCGGGTAACCACCATGAAGAGCACCACTGAACGCCCAAGTGTGCCTGTGACCCAGGAGGCCAGTGGCGACGTGACCACCATGAAGACCACCACTGAACGTCCAGTCGTTCAGGTGACCACCATAAAGACCATCAAAAAAAGTCCAGACGTTCCGGTAACCACCATGAAGAGCACCACTGAACGCCCAGTTACTCAGGTGACTCCCGTAAAGACCACCACTGAACGCCCAGTCGTTGAGGTGACCACCATAAAGAGCACCACAGAAAACTCGGACGTTCGGAGAACCACTATGAAGAGCACCACTGAACGCCCAGCCACTCAGGGGACCCCCGTAAAGACCACCACTGAACGTCCAATCATTCAGGTGACCACCATTAAGAGCACCACAAAAAGTCCAGACGTTTGGGTAACCACCACGAAGGACACCACTAAACGCCCAATCACTCAGGCGACCCCTATAAAGACCACCACTGAACGTCCAGTCGTTCAGATTACCACCATAAAGAGCATCACAGAAAGCCAAGACGTTCGGGTAACCACCATGAAGAGCACCACTGAACGCCCAGTCGTTCAGGTGACCACCATAAAGAGCACCACTGCAAGACCAGAGGTTCAGGTAACCACTACGATAAGCAACTTAGAGCCTCCGAGCGTCCACGTGACAACCATAAGGACCACTACTGGGCATCCAAGagtgcaagttactaaggcagtCAGCGGTGAGGTGGCCATCATGCAGAGCAGCACTAAAATTCCGAGTGCACAGGCGACTACTATGAAGAGCACGACTGAATCCCCAAGTGTACAGGTGACAGAGGTGGTCAGCAGCGAGGTGACCACTGCGAAAAGCACAACTGAACGCCCTAGTGTCCAGGTTACTACCAAGAAAAGCACCACTAATACCCCGAGAGTCCAGGCGACAAAGGTGATTAGCAGTGAAGTGACTACTGTGAAAAGCTCCACTGAACGGCCAAGTGTCCAGGTGGCAGAAGCGGTCAGCGGGGAGGTGAccactgcaaaaagcaccactaaACACCTAAGTGTTCAGGGAACCGAGGCAATCGGCGGTGAGGTGACCATCATGCAGAGCACAACTGACTCCCCAAGCGTCCAGGTGACCAAAGCAGTCAGCGCTCAGTTGTCCACCACAAAGAGCGCCACTGAACGCCCCAGCGTCCAGAAGACCGTAGCCACCGACAGTGCAGTTGCTACCATGGAAAGCACCACTGAACGCCCAAGCGAGCACGTGACAAAGGTGGTTGGCGGGGAGGTGACCACCATGAAAAACACCCCTCAATATCCAAGCGTCCATGTCACAGAGGCTGTCAGCGGCGAGGTAACCACCGTGAAAAGCACCACTAAACACCCAGGCGCCCAGGTGACCAAAGTAGTCAGCAGTCATGTTACAACCATGCAGAGCACCACTGAATCCTCCGAACTCCAGGTGACCAACATGGAAAGCACCACTAAAAGTCCAAGCGTGCACGTGACAGAAGCAGTCAGCGGTGAAAAGACTACCATGGAAAGCACTACTGAACGCCCGAGCGTTCAGACCACCACGCAGAGCACCACTGAAAGTCCAAGTGTTCAGGTAACTAAGTCGGTCAACGACGAGGTGACCACTATGGCGAGCACCACGGAACGCCCAAGTGTTCAGGTGACAAAGGCAGTTAGTGACGAGCTGACCACCACAACGAGTTCAACTGAAGACTCAGGCATCATCGTTGACGTCGTCGTGGTGACCAGCCCGAAGCCAGCAACGTCTACTACGCCCCCTCCGGCTAATCTTGCCGCCATTGTGGAAGGAGCCGTCGTAGTTCCACAAGGCAGCCCAATCGTGGAAGGCGGAGCCAGCGTTGTAATTGAAGTTGTTCCTATCGTAAACGCTAACGTCACTACCGGGGAAGGCACCATGGGTTTTGACACGCACTCTACCTTTAAGCCAAGCTCAGACACAGTAAAAAAGCCGAAAAGAAAACGTACTCGCCTCAAGAAGCAGTTTACAAACAAGTACATGCGAACTTACGTCACCAAGCACTGCGGTATACCCCATGAACGAATGCGGCGAATTGTAGGAGGCAAAGTCACAACGCTCGAGCGTTATCCATGGACG